cttatacatgtatatatataattcatatacagggAGAAAGTTTTAAGAATACAATTAACAACCCAAGAGAACAGGTTGATTGAACACCATAGTGTACTGGTTCGAATATTTCAAAGACCTACGACAAAATCAGAGAATAAGTAAAGTATATCTCGAATGTTACGACTTGGAATCCTCTGTGACACCTGAAAGAAgcagaaaatggaaaagaaaatgaaagcgTGTGTGAGGCAAGAAACAGAAAGCACAAATAAACATGTGTGACAATGAAGACGCATAAAATAAAGAATTGGAGACACTGATAGCAACACAGCCAAGCCCTACACCAATTGCTGTCATGAAGCTCCTTATGGCTTCAAGGAGTCTGGCTTTCCTTCCTTATTTATTAACGATGGCATTGTGCACAGCGCTAACACACCACAACGACATTGCGCACGAGGGCTGACACACCAAGACGGCATTGCGCCCAAGGGCTAATACACCATGACGGCATTGCGCATAGCGCtgatacacacacaaaaattcaGTCCTTCAGTGGAGGGGAATATTCTGGGAATGTGGAGCTaagacaatatattttttttcttttatctctttgtATAGTTATGAGGTTATGCAAATATGTCTGACTTTACTCAAATGTTTGTCCTCGCAGTTAAGAAGGCGCTCCCAGAATTCCAGTGAACACACATCTAATGGTTATTCTGATATAAGAATATAGATTAGATTATATTGTTAATAGAATATACCTCATGTGGCCACTTAGCAACAATATTTTCTTAAGTATTACATTGACTCCACAACAGAAAAGCTTTATAATGCCACAGAATGGATTTAATTTAGTAAGGAAACATTTATGCAGATAATTGTGGTTAATTTCAAGTCTATATTTTTCGTgatataaaaactcatatatatttGACTATTTGCTTTACTTATTGGTAGTTGACATAAATAATTAATTTGTGAGTATTGTaatctaaaaataattttcttttgcaaaataggCCTTAACTTATTCCATAGATACCTGTAGGCCTACACCATCTATTAATTTTCTATATTACCAAACGAAATCTTAAAGCTACAACAGTGTAACTGAGGAAATATCTCTACAAATAAGACTAAATGAATATATTACAAAACTTATGTGTTCTAATAAGTGACAGGTAAACGGACGTTCTGCGTTTTCTCATTCTTTGAAACTACCGTTTTCTATAAAATGAACTACTAGAATCTCCCATTTTCGTTTTCTATAAAAGGTAACCACTTGCAATAAAAATAGCAGAGGCAATTGGAGCTTTTGGCTTAAGACTTATTCTAAAGACCTTCCAGTCTTCACCATTGTATCGGAGACTCATGAGCATGTATGACTTGGAAAATTCAGTTATCTCACAGATACATTTATCATCGCCcgccccccctatctctctctctctctctctctctctctctctctctctctctctctctctctctctctctctctctctctctctatatatatatatatatatatatatatatgtgtgtgtgtgtgtgtgtgtgtgagtgtgtatacagtatatacatacatatatatacatatgtatacatatacatatatatatcatatatatatatatatatatatatatatatatatatatatatatatatatatatatatataatagacggTAGGATAAGCGTCTCGATTCGTCTGAGTGGGTTCTCATTGGTTCAATGTTAAACGCTGATGGATGTGACATATGTTTATTCCAGAAACTCCACCTGTAAAGAACatttgggaaatattccacaaTATATAACCGTAGTACGGCGTAGGCTAACATAAAGCCTGACAACCTTggggcaccaggcagagacgccctcGAGATGGTGTTGGCCCGAGCTACGTGTTAACGCTGGGAGGACCAAAGACCGAATCACAAGATTTGTCTTTCCAAATTCTCGCCAGTAACCATGCTTGGTTACTGTAAACAAAAACCTGTTAACGAGGTGTACTCCGTAGTTAATCAATTAATCTTAACTATAGTTACGAGGACGGTATAAAATTTGAAGTAATATATTGATACCTAGCATTTCCCACCAACTGAGATTTAATGAGGTTTACTGCCATTGACTTGTTAAAACACCTACTAAGTTAAATAAGACAAAGaagatacatacataaacacaaacacattatatttgttcctgtcaCATACTCCCCCCTTTCGAGAAAATGTCGTCCTGACATTTGTAAAGGAGTATGTACCTAATTAGATGGACACATGGTTAAGTAATTGGTAACATATCAAAATTAGCTGTACAAATCGGAGTTCATAATAGTGTTTAATCAGACTAGGGCTCCTCCAAAATAGCACAGACGCGCTTGCTCAGCATGTTGACCCTGTTGGCAACTCTTGAAGGATACACAGAATGAGACATCTCATCTGCCTCGGGATGCAACCACCGTGGAGCCTGGCGCTGTCGAGTTGACCGACGAGGGGGAGGAATAGGTTTTTCAGAACCTAGAGCAGCAGCTTCCTCGGGCTCCTCTTGGGAAGAAGCCTCTGAACTCTCTGGATCAGCAGCTGGCATAACTGGTTCTTCAAATACCTGAATTTCTTCCTCACTCTCTTCCAGAGCAGACCGAATATCTGGCACGACGTCAGGAACAGGAACTGGGGGCTCCATAACTGGCTCTGCTGGTTGAGCTGGACTACTTCGAGGCATTGGAATGGGACGCTTTCTTGGAGTAGGGATGGGCTCGGGCCGGAGGCGAGGGTGAACCCGCATGCCAGACTCTGAATCATCAGAATCATCTGATGAGTCAGTGATATTGGCTACAGGAGTATCTACACTGGTCATAGATGAATTATCCGTTATTTTGCGCTCTTCTGAGACGTCGCCATCTGTCCGGTACTCTATTGCACTGCTcaagggaagcagcaagttccaatGTAGGGTCTTCTTTGGTCCCTTCTTGTCTACAGGCTTGACAACATAGACGGGAACTTCGGAGTTGGGATGACTGATGACAACGTAGACATCTGGTTGCCAACGATCCGCTAATTTGTGGGTCCCTGTGAAGGCCACATTCCTGATGAGGACTTTATCTCCTTCCCTGAGAATAGCAGAACGAGCATGCAGGTCATAATTTTTCTTCTGTTGGGCCTTCTTGTCAGTACTATATGCTGATGCTAACTCGTAAGCACTCTGGAGGGACTTCTCCAATTGACTGATGTAGTCTTTCTGGGACTGTACTGCCCCTTGAGCATGCAGGACCTCATCCAGACCATAGCGAAGATCTACGGCGAGGTGCGGTGACTTTCCGAACATTAAATAATGAGGCGAAAAGCCTGTTGTTTCATGCTTGATAGAGTTGTATGCATGGACCAATGATGCAACCTGTGTCTTCCAATTCCTCTTTTGTTCAGGCATCAGCGTACCCATCATGTCGAGGAGTGTGCAATTGAAACGTTTGCACTGGCCGTTCCCTTGAGGATGATACGGTGTGGTACGACTTTTCCCGATACCCGCCAGATTGCAGAGTGACTGAATCACCCTGGACTCGAAGTTGCGACCCTgatctgagtgtagcctttggggGAAACCATAATGACAGATGAAATTTTCGAACAGAAGCTTGGCTGTGATTGATGCTGTCAGATTCTTGCACGGATAGGCTTGGGCATACTTTGTAAAGTGATCGGTGATGACAAGGATGTTTTCCACTCCACCTTTCGAAGGCTCTAACTTGAGATAATCCATGCAGACTAACTCCAGAGGTTGTGATGAGCTGATATTCACCAAAGGAACACGTTGGTTGATGGCGGACTTCCGTCTGACGCAAGGCAGGCATCCCTTGATGTAATTAGCAACTGCTGTTGACATACCAGTACAGAAGAAacggtcttgaagaagagagagtgTTCAATCACGACCGAGATGACCGACTTCGTCATGACATCCTTCCAAGGCCCACTGGTAAAACTTACTGGGAAGTACGACCTGACGCTTCGGCAACCCATGGACGAGTGTGTTCCGGatcaagattccatcttccaagacaAGATGATCTCTCTCCCTCATCAGTTGCTTAACTGCCAAAATGTTTGAGGAACATTTGTCTGAAGACTTCTCTTCTAGCCGACTGATGACTTCCACGAGATGGGGATCTTCTCTCTGGGCCAACCTCCAGTCCTCCTTGGTCATACTATGGAGACCATCCGTGGGCAGGCTAAATACCTGGCACTGTTGAGAACAGCAGATTGACTCCACAACTGGGACATCCTCTCGGACAGAAGCAAATACTGCATCAACAACTGGACTGGACACCTTTTGACAAATGGAACTTGGCCACTGGATACGAGATAGGGCATCAGCATCCACGTTAGTTTTGCCGCTCCGATACACGATTGAGAAATTGTAATTGGCCAACTGAGCAACCCAGCGATGTCCGGTGGCATCAAGCTTTGCAGAACTGAGGACATACGTGAGAGGGTTGTTGTCTGTATAGGCAGTGAATTGGGCTCCATACAAGTAGTCATGAAAATTTTCACAGACGGCCCACTTTAACGCGAGAAACTATAACTTGTGTGCAGGGTAGTTCTTTTCGGAGTTCTTCAATCCACGAGAGGCATAAGCAATGACGCGTTCCCGACCTTCCTGCTGTTGATAGAGGATTGCCCCTAAGCCCTCAGAACTGGCGTTGGTATGGAGAGTAAATGGCTGCTTGTAGTCAGCAAACCCCAACAGTGGCGCGGAAGTAACATGGGCGATTAACTCGTCAAAAGCCTTCTGGTGCTCTTCCTTTCAATGGAATGAGGCAGGTGGTTTCCGAGTTTTCCCACCATGGACCTTTATAACTGAGCCTTCTGTCAACCGATGCAGCGGACGAGCAATACGGGCGAAGTCTTGCACAAAACAACGGTAATAGCCAACAAATCCCAGGAAACTCTGGACATCCTTCACAGACTTCGGAATGGGCCAGGACTGAACACTGCTGATCTTCTCGGGATCTCTGTGGATACCCCCCTCGGACACTACATGACCAAGGTACTTGATCTCTCGGGCAAAGAGATGACACTTTGAGGGTTTGAGCTTTAAACCAGCCTGTTGCAAGCATTCAAACACAGCTTCCAACCTGACCAGGTGTTCCTCAAATGTAGACGAATAAACGATGATGTTGTCGAGATACAGTAGACAATACGTGAGGTACAAGTCACCCATACAATGCTCCATAAGTCGTTGAAAGGTAGCTGGTGCATTTGTGAGACCAAATGGCATCCTGTTACACTCCCAGAACCCTAGGTTACCAACGGTGAATGCAGTCTTGTGCTTGTCTTCCTCGGCCAACTCTACTTGCCAGTACCCACTTTTCAAGTCCAATGTACTAAACCACTTGGCACCATGCAGGTTGTAGAGCGTGTCATCGATGCGTGGCAAGGCATAAGAATCCCTGATGGTTAAGGAGTTGACCTTTCGCAAGTCCAGACAGAAACGAAGAGACTTGTATTTTTTACGGATGAGCACTACATTGGATGAGTCAGGACTCTTAGACTCGCGAATAACACCAAGATCAAGCATCTCCTGGATATGCTTACGGACCTCATCAACCATGGCTGGGGAGATGCGCCGATGCCACTCTTTAAAGGGTTGATCATCCTTCAAGTTGATTTGGTGTTGTACATGTTGTGTATGCCCAAGGTCCAAGTCGTGCAGCGAAAACACTGACTTCCAATTCTGGATCATCCTCCGAGCTTAGGCTACCTGGTCTGGAGACAAATGCTGCGATAGGTCAAACTTGGCCAAAAATGCGTCATCATCCATTCTTGCACCACGATCCACTGCTGTAGACGGCACCGGTTGGGAACCAGGAGTAGGCGCAACGGATTGCTGCACCAGGTCTACATTATGCAACTCGCACAACACTTTCTTCGGGCAGATGGTCACCTCCTTGCTGGAAAAGTTAACGATTTCCACAGGAATCCGGCTGGTAGAAGTCCCAGGCTGCACCATGGTTATGGCTGGGGTCACCACCAATCCACCGGGGAGAGACGATCGGGATGGATCTTCTATTGCCATTAAGGTAGGTGCGGACAGTACACTGAACCGACTAAAACCACGAACCAATCGGCAACCCCCAGCAGGGATGACAATGGACCTGGTGGTCCTTACAGAGCCCAAACTCTGAACAGTCGATGTAATGGTTTGTTGTTTCACCATGGCCTTGAATGCCATCTTCCAGGGAGCGGAAAACCTGTCCAGACGAGTAGGTCCCTTGCAGTCTGCTTCACATCGGCTCAATATGTTTGGGAACCACGAGCATTAAGGTATCGAGGCTAAGATCTAGGTCCGGAAATCGAAGGCTGACTTCAACATAACCGAGATACTTGAGGATGGATCCATCAGCAATCTTCACCCGAAGCAATTCTTCCAGGGAATATACCTCCAAACCAAGCTGTTGCTGAAACTGCTGAGATATGGTGCTCAGCATGGATTCGGAGTCGAGTAATGCAGTGACATCCTCGCCTTCTACGGAAACATCTACTTCACAAGATGGGCCAACCAACCGATCAATAACGGGGCGCTCCCTGTCGGCACCCAGCATATGCCCCATTATGCTGGATTTTACCCATTTAAAGGACACTCGGCCCTGATGTGTCCAGGTTGACGACACTTGTAGCATATGCCCCGAAAGGGCGGACAGGTTGACTGTGATGCTGTAGGGGACTGGTTAACTGGGGCAGCTGCAAGAGCAGGCGCTTGCAGTTGAGATGTGCTGGAGCCCTGTCCTCTGCCTCGACATCCACGACCCCGATCACGTCCCCTCCCAGACTCCAGTAACTTCTGCAGGGCCTCGACCTGTGTCTGCAAGACGTCCATCCTTTTCATGACGTCATCAAAGTCCTTCTGTGATTGGGATATAGGTGGTGACACTTGCTGAGACTGGATGGACTTTGATGATGAAGATCCCTCTAGCTCTATGACCCGTGCCAAAACGAGCATGTTCTCAAAGGACACACCTATGTCCATCTGGTAACGAAGGGACATCTTCATCGATGGGGACTGCAAGCCGGACCAGAACTTCTTGCGGAGCATCTTGGATGCATGCTCTTCAGACATCATGGATGGATCACGAAGGATGATCTGGGACATCAAATCCTCGAGTCGGCAAGCCCACGATGCCACAGTCTCTTCTTTCTTCTGGGCCGCTAACCAGAACTGACCAAGAAGCTCGTCAATGGGGAGAACATTACCGAAGCGATGATCCAAATGTTGCAGCAACCGTGCAACTGAACACTGACATGAGACATGCAGGAGGACCTCTGCGGCAGGACCTTTGAGTGACCGACGGATGGCTTGTATGATCTCCGGCTCAGAGTACACATCCAGAGACACCAACGCTTCCACTTCTTGCTTCCATAGCGCGTAGCTGACACCAGACTAATGGTCACCAGCGAAGTGGGACGATATCTTGCATTCCGCATGACTATGCCGAGGATATGGAATTGGACTCTGCTGGGTTGCAGGTCCTGAGCATGGGCTGGTGTAAGTTTCAACAATGGGGCCAGGTGACGCAGCGCCATCGGACTTGTTCACTAACTGCGAAGCGATCCTCTTCCTCTCGGACAAAGGCAAGTCCTGGAGTAACACCACGATCGTCTGGACTTGTGTTGAACCTGGGACCTCCTTCGACTCATTCTGCAGCTCCTCTTGCTATATCATACCAGCGACTTGCATTTCTCGGTCGAACGGCAACGCCTGAATCGTGAGGGGACTGTCTATAAACTTCCAACTGGTAGCTCTGGTGCAGCATGCAGTTGCTTCTTCCGCAGTGCGGAACACTAGAATGGCATGACATGTGCCCAGGAACACAAATTCAGGCTCGTCATGAGTTTGTTTCCGCAGGTAGGCACGGACTTTTTCAACAGGACACTTGGCTGGTAAACCATGCGCCAACACACTACGTTGGCGGACCATCCTGGGCGAGAACTAGTAGACAAAGGCTTGAACCAATCTAGTGTGATTACAAAGCGTTGAAGAACACAAAGGCGAACGTGCAACCAACACGTTCCACAACTGCAGAACCAGCACACAAA
This genomic stretch from Palaemon carinicauda isolate YSFRI2023 chromosome 12, ASM3689809v2, whole genome shotgun sequence harbors:
- the LOC137651123 gene encoding uncharacterized protein; its protein translation is MGTLMPEQKRNWKTQVASLVHAYNSIKHETTGFSPHYLMFGKSPHLAVDLRYGLDEVLHAQGAVQSQKDYISQLEKSLQSAYELASAYSTDKKAQQKKNYDLHARSAILREGDKVLIRNVAFTGTHKLADRWQPDVYVVISHPNSEVPVYVVKPVDKKGPKKTLHWNLLLPLSSAIEYRTDGDVSEERKITDNSSMTSVDTPVANITDSSDDSDDSESGMRVHPRLRPEPIPTPRKRPIPMPRSSPAQPAEPVMEPPVPVPDVVPDIRSALEESEEEIQVFEEPVMPAADPESSEASSQEEPEEAAALGSEKPIPPPRRSTRQRQAPRWLHPEADEMSHSVYPSRVANRVNMLSKRVCAILEEP